A single region of the Terriglobales bacterium genome encodes:
- the asnS gene encoding asparagine--tRNA ligase, with product MSSPVTTIIDVGKHEGQSVTIRGWLYNLRESGKLLFPQLRDGSGVIQGIVPKNAVSPEVFEAVKSLTQESSVIVEGKVRADKRAPGGYELDISNVQVIQRVAENDPYPISLKEHGVDFLMEHRHLWVRTPRQAAILRVRAEIIKAARDFFDERGFTLTDPPILTPAACEGTSTLFPVDYFDEQAYLTQSGQLYIEATAMALGKVYSFGPTFRAEKSKTRRHLTEFWMVEPEVAYATIDDIMDLAEGFISFIVQRCLEKRRPELETIGRDVSKLEKITAPFPRITYDEAVKMLQEGHAEGKVENKFEWGGDFGSPDETYLSSKFEKPVMVHRYPTQIKAFYMEPDPQRPELALCVDVLAPEGYGEIIGGSQRIGSYEHLLKRIHEHGLPEEAFKWYLDLRKYGGVPHGGFGMGIERAVAWICGLEHVRETIPFARTLNRIYP from the coding sequence ATGTCATCCCCTGTAACTACCATCATCGACGTCGGCAAGCACGAGGGACAGAGCGTTACCATTCGCGGCTGGCTCTATAACCTGCGCGAGAGTGGGAAACTCTTGTTTCCGCAGCTGCGTGATGGCTCGGGCGTGATTCAGGGTATCGTGCCCAAGAATGCCGTGTCGCCCGAAGTCTTCGAAGCCGTAAAGAGCTTGACCCAGGAATCCAGCGTAATTGTTGAAGGCAAGGTTCGCGCCGACAAACGCGCTCCCGGTGGCTATGAGCTCGACATCTCGAATGTGCAGGTAATCCAGCGGGTCGCCGAAAATGATCCCTATCCCATCTCGCTGAAAGAGCATGGCGTCGACTTCCTGATGGAGCATCGGCATCTCTGGGTACGGACGCCACGGCAGGCTGCGATTTTGCGGGTGCGGGCAGAGATTATCAAGGCTGCGCGCGATTTTTTTGACGAGCGCGGCTTCACGTTAACGGATCCCCCAATTCTTACGCCGGCCGCGTGTGAAGGTACAAGCACGCTGTTTCCCGTCGATTACTTCGACGAGCAAGCTTACCTTACGCAGTCGGGACAGCTTTACATCGAAGCCACCGCCATGGCGCTGGGCAAGGTCTATTCTTTCGGACCAACCTTTCGCGCCGAGAAATCCAAAACGCGGCGGCACCTTACAGAGTTCTGGATGGTCGAGCCCGAGGTCGCCTACGCCACAATTGATGACATCATGGATTTGGCGGAAGGGTTCATCAGTTTTATCGTGCAGCGCTGTCTGGAAAAACGCCGCCCGGAACTCGAAACCATCGGTCGTGATGTCAGTAAGCTGGAAAAAATTACAGCTCCTTTTCCGCGCATTACCTATGACGAAGCGGTCAAGATGCTGCAAGAAGGTCACGCAGAAGGAAAAGTAGAAAACAAATTCGAATGGGGCGGCGACTTTGGCTCGCCCGATGAGACCTATCTCTCTTCCAAGTTCGAGAAGCCCGTGATGGTGCATCGCTATCCGACACAGATCAAGGCTTTTTACATGGAGCCCGATCCGCAGCGCCCCGAACTCGCGCTTTGCGTAGATGTCCTCGCGCCCGAAGGCTACGGAGAAATCATCGGCGGCTCACAGCGCATAGGGTCATACGAGCACTTGCTCAAGCGCATTCACGAGCACGGATTGCCGGAAGAGGCCTTCAAGTGGTATCTCGATCTGCGCAAGTATGGCGGCGTTCCCCACGGAGGTTTCGGTATGGGCATCGAACGCGCCGTGGCCTGGATATGCGGGCTGGAACATGTGCGGGAGACCATTCCGTTCGCGCGAACATTGAATCGTATTTATCCGTAG
- the rocF gene encoding arginase — MVETAVLENNPEVATKPATSSKFPHGKKIRVIGVPLDLGQSRRGVDMGPSAVRVAGLEARLEALGHDVEDGGNIPVAIAEQKKEGRANAKYLKEITETCTKHAELIVKTLEAGKIPLVLGGDHSVAAGTVAGVAEFERRKNEKIGLIWVDAHADMNTPETSPSGNVHGMPLAALVGLGPPELANIFNFSPKVAAENCVLVGARDIDAAEKENIRKAGIEVFTMRDIDERGMRSVMEEALRLAGRDTVGYHVSLDMDWIDPEDAPGVGTPVRGGATYREAHLAMEIIADHARMLSFEIVEVNPVIDEHNQTADLAVELAISAFGKKIL, encoded by the coding sequence ATGGTTGAAACTGCAGTCCTGGAAAACAACCCCGAAGTTGCAACCAAGCCGGCAACCTCTTCAAAATTTCCCCACGGCAAAAAGATCCGTGTAATCGGAGTGCCGCTTGACCTGGGCCAGTCGCGCCGCGGCGTGGATATGGGCCCTTCCGCGGTCCGGGTCGCTGGACTGGAAGCGCGCCTGGAAGCCCTTGGCCACGACGTGGAAGATGGTGGAAATATCCCTGTTGCCATTGCCGAGCAAAAAAAAGAAGGCCGGGCCAACGCAAAATACCTGAAAGAGATCACCGAAACCTGCACCAAGCATGCCGAACTCATCGTGAAGACTTTGGAGGCCGGCAAGATTCCTTTAGTGCTGGGTGGCGACCACTCGGTGGCTGCCGGAACTGTGGCGGGCGTGGCTGAATTTGAACGCCGCAAGAATGAAAAGATCGGCCTCATCTGGGTTGATGCTCACGCCGATATGAATACTCCTGAAACTTCCCCAAGTGGGAATGTGCATGGCATGCCCCTGGCTGCGCTTGTGGGGTTAGGTCCACCCGAGCTGGCCAATATTTTTAATTTCTCGCCTAAAGTTGCAGCAGAAAATTGCGTGCTGGTAGGGGCGCGCGACATTGACGCAGCAGAAAAAGAAAACATCCGCAAAGCCGGCATCGAGGTTTTTACCATGCGCGATATTGATGAGCGCGGCATGCGCTCCGTCATGGAAGAGGCGCTACGCCTGGCAGGACGCGACACCGTCGGCTATCACGTCTCGCTCGACATGGATTGGATTGATCCTGAAGACGCCCCCGGCGTGGGCACTCCGGTGCGCGGCGGCGCTACCTATCGCGAGGCCCACCTCGCCATGGAGATCATCGCCGACCACGCCCGCATGCTGAGCTTTGAAATCGTGGAAGTCAACCCCGTCATTGACGAGCACAATCAAACCGCCGACTTGGCGGTTGAACTTGCCATCTCAGCCTTTGGAAAAAAGATTCTTTGA
- a CDS encoding fasciclin domain-containing protein encodes MNKRIVITIAALAIALTSVMAFAGDPMVGGAAMYPTKDIIDNAVNSADHTTLVAAVKAAGLVDTLKGAGPFTVFAPTNEAFSKLPAGTVDTLLKPENKDMLTKVLTYHVVAGKLSASDLKKMIKKGKGTASLTTVSGGKLWVSQEGKQLILKDEKGNTSSITIADVFQSNGVIHVIDTVVMPN; translated from the coding sequence GTGAATAAGAGAATTGTAATCACGATTGCGGCCCTTGCGATCGCTCTGACCTCGGTCATGGCTTTTGCCGGAGATCCCATGGTGGGTGGCGCGGCCATGTATCCCACGAAAGACATCATTGATAACGCCGTCAACTCGGCCGACCACACCACGCTGGTGGCGGCGGTCAAGGCAGCCGGACTGGTAGACACGCTCAAAGGGGCTGGACCTTTTACGGTCTTCGCTCCCACCAATGAAGCTTTCAGCAAACTTCCGGCGGGAACGGTTGATACCCTGCTTAAGCCGGAGAACAAAGACATGTTGACCAAGGTACTGACCTACCACGTTGTTGCCGGCAAGCTGAGCGCCTCTGACCTGAAAAAGATGATCAAAAAAGGCAAGGGAACGGCTTCGCTGACCACCGTGAGCGGCGGCAAGCTTTGGGTGTCGCAGGAAGGCAAACAGCTCATCCTGAAAGACGAGAAGGGCAATACGTCTTCCATCACGATTGCCGATGTTTTCCAGTCGAATGGCGTAATCCACGTGATTGACACCGTGGTTATGCCCAACTAA
- a CDS encoding Imm1 family immunity protein — MPFELFINGGTFDVHSLDELRLQLRKVNQTQFSELELCTPDGWPVLHVLVNGETAWLMFLRYEGDAGFSTRNPDYAGSEKDVIEFYLSNGQRDEYPASWNITTIEALRALEYFFTDSKRALWLAWHEG; from the coding sequence ATGCCATTCGAGCTCTTCATCAACGGCGGCACGTTTGATGTCCACAGCCTCGACGAGCTGCGTTTGCAGCTCAGGAAAGTCAATCAGACACAGTTTTCAGAATTGGAGTTATGCACACCTGACGGCTGGCCGGTGCTTCATGTGCTTGTGAATGGTGAAACAGCCTGGCTGATGTTTCTGCGCTACGAGGGTGATGCCGGCTTTTCCACGCGTAATCCCGACTACGCCGGATCAGAAAAAGATGTAATCGAGTTCTACCTCTCCAACGGACAACGCGATGAATACCCAGCTTCGTGGAACATCACGACCATCGAAGCCTTGCGCGCACTGGAATATTTTTTTACTGACTCCAAGCGCGCACTCTGGCTCGCTTGGCATGAAGGCTAG